AAGCATTTCCTGTTCCGTATATCCAAATATTTTGCAGGCAGCCGGATTAGCAGATAATAATAAGCCATCAGGGGTTGCAAGGATAATGGCATCCATGCTGGAATTGAAAAGGAGACGATATTGTTCCTGAATTTCCCTTAAGGCTTTTTCAGCGAACTTGCGTTCGGTTATATCATCAATAGTTGAAATAAAGTAAAGCGCACGGCCTTCGTTATCCCTTTGTAAATAGGAGGTTACATTGGCCCAGATAATAGCTCCATTTTTATGAATGTATCTTTTTTCCCAGTTTGCTATGGGTATTTCTCCTTTTTGAAGGGATTGAATGATGTTTGCATTTTTCTGAATATCTTCAGAAGGGATAATATCCATCCATTTTTTTAGTTTCAATTCCTCCTGGGCATAGCCAATCATAGTACAGAATGATTTATTGCCATGTTCGTATCCGTCGAGCATGGTCATGGTCTTGCCCAAGGGGGAATTTTCAAAAAGATTACGGAATTTTATTTCGCTTTCTATCAATGCCTCTTCTGCATGCTTACGTTGCGTTATATCCTTGAATGAAGTAATAACTTTATTGATATCGGGTGCAACGGAAACAGACATCAGGATATGTCTTATTTTATTGTCTTTATTGTATATTTTGAATTCGTATTCTGAAGGTGCATTATCAGGATTTGCAATGCGTTGACGGTTATACCTTTTTATGCATTCAAGATCTTCGGGGGGCAGATGTTGGGCCCAGCTATTCCCTAAGACATCTTCCCAGGTACAATCAAACATCTTACAAAAAGCCTTATTAACCATGGTAATGGACATGTCCTGTTGGCTTAACGCTATTGCTGAAGGATTGCAGTCAAATAAATCATGAAATATTTTAATATTCTCCGGCTGAATTTCTTTACCATTTTTTAGTTCTATGGAATATTCAGAAGAAGTCAATGCAGCTTTTTTTCCCATTTCCAATATTCATTTATAGGGTTACTCAATATCCGCCAATGACGGGGAATAGCTATTCCATTAAAGCATATAATTTTATGCTTTAAATCTAATTAAAAAACTGAGAAATGACTTTTAATTGAATTTATTTTTAAATGGATTTTACAAAAAGTCAAAATCTTTTTGGTATAAAATGCCGGGTAATTAGATGGTATTGGAAACAGGTGGCGTTGAAAAATAAAAGGCCAATAGGAATAAGAGGACCTTTTATGAAATAAAATCCAGAAGATGATATTTCCGGCGGAGTTTTGGCCTGTGAAGGAAAAAATTGGAAATAATACAAATCCGGTTTTTTCTATAGCTTACTTCTTCTCTTAGGCTTTTTGCCCGGATTTAAATGCCGTATAAAAATCAGAAAATTTGAAAGAGGAAAATGAGATAAATTTTAATAAAATCCTCTGTTTTAAAAAACAGAGGATTTTTTGATGGTAAATTTTTTTT
This genomic interval from Bacteroidota bacterium contains the following:
- a CDS encoding PAS domain S-box protein, giving the protein MGKKAALTSSEYSIELKNGKEIQPENIKIFHDLFDCNPSAIALSQQDMSITMVNKAFCKMFDCTWEDVLGNSWAQHLPPEDLECIKRYNRQRIANPDNAPSEYEFKIYNKDNKIRHILMSVSVAPDINKVITSFKDITQRKHAEEALIESEIKFRNLFENSPLGKTMTMLDGYEHGNKSFCTMIGYAQEELKLKKWMDIIPSEDIQKNANIIQSLQKGEIPIANWEKRYIHKNGAIIWANVTSYLQRDNEGRALYFISTIDDITERKFAEKALREIQEQYRLLFNSSMDAIILATPDGLLLSANPAACKIFGYTEQEML